The window cttaactcttGTGATGGCCGCAGTCTACCCTGGTCACAATTGATCGTCATGAATGGTACGATGCTCCGAAGATATACACACGGGATGATAGTTCTGGTTTATGGATGGCAAGGCCTGCTATTCAACCGACCACCCTGCAGTTGTCACCTTGTAGTAGCAATGTCACTCAAGGTCTAAACAGCCAAGCATCTTCATTGAATAGTGAATCAACTCCTGTTGAAGGTACGGATCAAGCTAACAACCAGGAGTTGACACATGATATTATGAGAACAGAAACCGGTTATGAACATATTTCTGAGGAGGCCCATTCCAGGGAAGAGTGTGATGTTAAAACTAATAAGCAACAGGTACAGGGGAACTTGTCCTCTGATGAAATTGCAGTTGCTGACCATTCCTCACTTGAAATTGGAGAAATGAAATTGGAGACTCCAGGTACCACAGAAATTACAGTTTCGAATGGCTATAAAGGTGCAATAGCAGCAGCAACTAATGCTTCATTTGCGGAATGTGTGGTGGAGCCCACTCTTGTAACATTGGAGGTAATCTGTGACAAGTTTTATCTTCCTATTGTCATCAATCAGCTGCCCTACTTTGCTAAATGTCTCAGCTTCTAGTCAACCATCTTGTGAAACCTCCATATTTGTTTCTGGTATTGCTTTATGAACTTTGTCCTATAACGCTGCTACATAACATGACAATAATGGAATTAGACGTAGCCTTCAAAACTACTGTGCTTCATCTCTTTACTGAGAATTTATCTGCTTGTtagtgatttttcttatttagaaaTCAGATTCTAGATATGCTTTATTCTGTGTAAGTCTGAACAGATTTATGTTCTCAATTATCAAGTCAGAGATACGTCATCATCTGATCAGTGTCTGTTATGAACATCTCGCtgataaaaaaagagacaagtAATGCTGAAATGGGATATCTAATTAGATAGTTATACTTGCAGGTCAATGTGCCACCATCATGTTTGCTTGATGGCATCCATTCAGTGCATTCTTCTGGGACTGGTGTTGTTGTACATCATTCTCAAGACATGGGATTGGTTGCTATTGACAAGAACACCGTTGAAACATCTGCATGTGATGTGATGCTGTCATTTGCTGCAATTCCTATTGAGATTCCAGGGGAGGTAAACATTTTCGAAGTAATGCTATGAAGTTATAAACCATTGAGGGTATATCAATTACTGCCTATACTTCATTGCAGGTTGTCTTTCTTCATCCTGTTTACAATTATGCTCTTGTTGGTTATGATCCCTCTGCTCTGGGAGCTGTTGGTGCTTCTATGGTTCATGCTGCTGAGTTACTTCCTGGTAGGTTTGACTCTATGTATTTTTTCCCAGGTGATATTATATGATCCCATagaacttattttctttttaaattctgAACTTCTACCTTATTTAGGTGCATGCTTTCACCTTTGATTTTCAGTAGTGGCATATTCTTCTCATCCTTGAGGGAGGAGGGTCAAGGGTGAGGGCTTCTATTAGACTGCAAAAAAAGCCAAGTAGAGTCAAGCAGAGCCGAATATTATTTGTTCAAATTTTGAACAGAGTAAAGAAACTCAAATTTATCTCTTTAGAGATTCAGCTTGAGCTTACCTCGGTCAATTTAAGATCCAAGTCCAAGTTCAAGCTTGACTTGTTTATGTAAGCCACAACATTGAAAACTGACAGCTACCTTGTATTTGTTAGTCAATACCACTACTATTCTGAGTAGCAATGCTGGGAAAAGCTTGAGCCCATAGAAACATGCTAGTAGTGAAAATAATGAGTCACATCCATGAATGTTCAATCTTGgtccatttatttaattagtctTGGATTGATGAATCCTTTAATCTCATCCTTTTTTTGcctattttatttgtgttagtGTGAGTGATCTTTCAATTTGCTCTCTCCAAGTAAACTGAAAGTAGATCCAAGCTATTCACTGTAACGATCATCCTTGTGCTTTTTGAGACAGAGCCTGCATTATGTCGTGGAGATCCAATATATCTGATTGGGTTAAGTAAAAATCAACGAGCAAAGTCTAGGAAATCAATTGTGACAAACCCTTATGTCGCATTAAATTTTGGCTATGCTGATCGTCCACGGTATAGAGCAATAAATATGGAAGTGATTGAGCTTGACACTGGTAAgagaataaatttgaatttcccAAGATCATGTTTATATTTAGATTTAGTGTCTTATTTTGTTCTGTATTTCAGATTTTGGTAATGCATTTACTGGTGTGCTATGTAATGAGCATGGAAAGGTTCAGGCTATATGGGGGAGCTTTTCAAATAAGGTTTTCACCACTAATCTACTTGTCATGATTTGCCTTATTATGATAGTATGTAATAACCTTGAATCTTCATTTTCAGCTAAAATCTAGTCACACTACATCAAAGGATCATCAATTTGTTCGAGGTGTCCCAATCTACATGATTAGCCAAGTACTTGACAAAATCATATCCGGTGCAAATGGGGCTTCTATTCTCATAAACGGTGTCAAAAGGTCAATGCCACTTGTTAGGACTTTAGAGGTGGAACTTTGCTCTAGATTGCTTTCAAAGGCCCGTAGTTTTGGTCTTGGTGATGAATGGATCCAAGTATGTCTTCTTCCTAGTAAAATATTTCTGTTCTTTCGTCTCTGCTTGTGCCCAGAGAATGCATATCAATCTTAGCCTGTCACTCATGTTTCTTTCGGCTTGTTTGCAAATGAATGTGTGTTaacattttcatggaaaattctTTCAATAAAAATCATGGAAGTGATGGTCTTAAACTTGAGCTTTAGAGAGTGAGCATTTTCCAATCTTAATCttgttttaattgaatattgttTCTGGTAATAGAATATTGTTTCTGATAATATAATGTCTTTCAATTGGTTTTTGTCCTGGATAACTGCTCTCTTGAACTTAACATGCTTTGCAGAAAAATGCTGTAGTACAACGTTGTATCATTATTCTGAATATCAAAACTTGACTGATATTTTACTGTAGAGACTTGTAAAGAAAGACCCAATGAGACGACAAGTTTTGCGTGTTAAAGGTTGTTTGGCTGGATCTAACACTGAGAATCTATTAAAACAAGGCGATATGTTGTTGGCAATCAACAAAGAGCCAGTTACTTGCTTCCAAGACGTAGAAAATGCATGTCAAGCATTAGAGAACTGTGTTGACAGTGATGGGAAGCTTAAAATTACCATTTGTCGGCAGGTAAGTTTATGCCAGATGTATATGCTCCTAAAACCTGATAGAGGTATCATTATCTTGTGTTTGACATGTTATTATAACTATTATTTCTCTTGTCTGGTTTGCAAAGTATTTTAGCTTGTTTGGTATAATCTCTGATGTTGATGCAAGTAAATTGATCTGATGCCCTTTTCTGTATGGCTTGCTAGGGAGGTGAAGTTGATCTACTTGTTGGAACAGACATTAGGGATGGTAATGGTACAACACGAGCAGTAAATTGGTGTGGCTGTCTTGTTCAGGATCCTCATCCAGCAGTTCGTGCTCTTGGATTTCTTCCTGGTGAAGGTCATGGTGTCTATGCAGCAATGTAAGAATTTTTCTTTGAGTCCTAAAAgttctgtttctttcttttaaaaaaaaaccccttttttttttttcctgtttcttGATGTTGAGATAAGAGTTACCTTTACAATGTtggaaaaataagaatataGCCTTACAGTTACAGTCTATATGATGTGAATGGAAATGgacttaaaaaaattggttaattACTTGCAAGATGAACTTAGTAATGATATGTTTATGGCTGTTTTGCTGGATACATTCAATATAAATTTGTCATGAAAGAATAATGGTCTTCAACGAAGGAATTCCTACCCAATTTCAATCAGAAGTCAAACAATGTCAGAGGAATGGCATGATTCTAACTATTAAGTTGTCCTGCATATTTTCCCCAATGATAATCAACCACATAAGACTGAAAATGTTGATCTTATTGAATACAGGTTTGACATTTCTCAATTTCACAGGTGCTGCCGTGGAAGTCCTGCAGATAGATATGCTCTAGGTGCTCTTAGATGGATTGTTCAAGTCAATGGAAAACCCACTCCTGACTTGGATGCTTTTGTAAATGTGACAAAGGTATGGCCACTCATTTATGTAATTTTTGTGTggagttgttttttatagaatGCATCTGCAATCAATGCATTTGCTTCCATCCAAGTGGAAACCGCAAATTCTTAAAAACAACAGAATATATGGAAAGCTATGAAGTAAATTAGGAAAAAGGATGAAGAATACAAGGAACAGAAACGGATGGTTAAAACAAATTGACTTTTAGCTTTGAGTTCTTTCACAGCGTGTTTTGTTGCGGGAGCATGATGACTGTTTTTTGAATATGGGTTGTAGGAAGCAAGAAAATGTGTGCACATTATATcttcattagattttttttcctttcaaaaaaggaaaaaagacaagaaaagaaagaacaagagtaAAGGCATCATTACATTTAGGTAtttactagttacatgacccgcgtgatgccgcgggtcaatggtttttacataaaaaatataaaaaaaagttaagatctaaaagtattaggtttTTTGACAAAACTAcacccaagagtcttgggtgTGGCTGCAATgcctgacccaagagtaatatttataatattaataataatattaaacttgcatgacccaagattaattaaaaaggaaaaagcaaagagaaaaaaacctgcaggaagaaaaaaaactaatgaagaaaaagaaaaaaatctgaataaactgggttaacccgtcaaacctgggatccatgtcatgaaagtctgataattaaatagaaaaaatttaatattaagaaactaaattaaaaaaataattaaaaaaaagacaaaaaaaaactaaaggcatcagctttttcactgtgaactgtattgtgcaatccacagtaaaagacttaaaaagaaaaagagaaaaaaaaaaacaaaggcacacgccacatgttaatttttttctagcataaaaatatataaaaaagctaagatctaagagtgttggGTTTTTTTGCAAAGATATGCCGAAGAGCTTTTGGTTtagctgcaacgcttgacccaagagtaatatttataatattaataataatattaaacttacataactcaagtttaagtgagtctgactaCAACACCGGACTCAAGAGTCTTaaatgtgggtctggctgcaaggtcgtgtcataaaaatgtaataattaaatagattaattaaaaaaaacaaagaaaaaaaaccaacaggaagaaaaaaactaatgaagaaaaagaaaaaaaatctgaattaactgggttaacccttcaaaccagattaatccgtcaaacctgaaattcgcgtcatgaaagtttgataactaaatagaaaaaaaaattgacgggttaacccgttaagcccgggatacgtgtcatgaaagtctgataattaaatagaaagaaatttaacattaaaaaactaaactaaatgaaaaaaaattaattaaaaagaaaaaaagcaaaaaaaaaaaatattccggtttaacttgtcaaactttaaaaaaagcaaaaaacaaatccaggttaactcgtcaaatcccggatccgtgtcatgaaagtctgataactaaaaaaaaaattaacattaacaaactaaaataaacaaaaaaaattcattaaaagaaaaaaaacacagaaaaaaaagcaaaaaaaaaaacccataaaggcataaaaagcaaaaaaaataaataaataaagcagaaaaaaaaattaaaaaaaaaaaacagcttagcgtttcactgtggactgcacagtgaaacactgaacagttttagtttatattattaattaaaaagaaaagaaaaaaaaatcaggttaactcgtcaaaccaggttaacccgtcaaactcgggatccgtgttatgaaaatttgataactaaataaaaaaaattaacattaacaaactaaattaaataaaaaaaattcattaaaagaaaaatacacagaaaaaagcaaaagaaaaacagaaaaaaaaagggaaaaaaataaaataaaaaaaacaaagaaaaacaaagaaaaagaaagaaaaagaagaagactgcTCAACATTTTATTATGGACTTGTACAGTGTTTTCACTGAgcagttttagtttattgttaatttactaAAGCTATGATACAAATCACACTTTTGAAGTCTGAATTTGGGGGATGTGACTTCGTTGAGCATAATATTATGTAACCCACAAGATACCAGTACATGAAAAACTAGTGTGTGTATTCTTACCATGACAAGCATTGTGAATAGGAGTACCTTTTGTGAGCTAGTTGcatatttcttcaaaaattggAATGTCCTTTGTGGAGCTGTTCACAACTTACATGAGAAGTTCACTTAAGAATCTTCTAAATAAGACTCCCAAGAGACAAACAGTGGGAGTAGACTAGTACTAGCATGCTAATTAGTTTCGCTCCtcgaacatttttttttttatgatactcTCTAATTTCTCTGTACTTACATCTCGGAATATGCATTAGCAGTACAAGAATAATTGATCGGGGAACAATCCTGCATGCTTTGTTAGTATTTATTTCACTTTGTACTGTATTACATTTATCAGGGATTACGATATGATGAGTTCGTTCGTGTAAAGACCATCAATCTGGATGGGAAGCCACGAGTGCTAACGTTGAAGCAGGACTTGCACTACTGGCCTACATGGGAGTTGAGGTTTGATCCAAACACCGCTAGGTGGCGGAGAGAGACAATAAAGGCTCTAGATTGCAATAATGAATAAACAGATTGTTCTGATCTCACTTCATGTTCTTTCCTGGAATGGCTATTGCACGTGCAACACTGCTTCAAGAGCGTAAATGGTCCACGAAACAGTTGGTGATTTGCACTTCAACTAGGTCACGCTCTTTAATTGGTTGAGACTTCTTTTGACAGGCAAACATGCCTGTTTTAGTGATGTGTAATAACagtcttgaaaaataattgtacTTTTAAGACAACAATGCATATGGTATTTCATTAATTAAGTGAAGTTTCTGTATTTGAATGGAAAGCTGATGAGAGGCCAGCTATAATAAGAACAAAAGCGgatgttttattttgtgattgtaaattttttgtatatatttttgtttatcaagaagttaaataaaaaataattttaaaaaaaaatatataattccattggaatttataatttgatttacaGGTTTAATATGTAGCCTGAGTTATCTAATTCATACATCTTATCCATTaactgaatatatttttttagtttgataattgtttataatagtttttttcttgataggAAATAAATTGcatgctttattattattattttttttgctttttttagtgttattattatcttaaataagtttttatttttaagttgatgatcaattttggttatatatatttttatcatttaatttaaaaatttaatcaggTAAAAA of the Populus nigra chromosome 7, ddPopNigr1.1, whole genome shotgun sequence genome contains:
- the LOC133699275 gene encoding protease Do-like 7 isoform X2, with protein sequence MEDSNSREILESEMESMDLRSQESTDQVELDSELPPEKEVITDDWRDAINKVVPAVVVLQTNACRSFDTELPSSGSATGFVVDKNRGIILTNRHVVKPGPVVAQAIFVNNEEIPVYPIYRDPVHDFGFFRYDPSAIQFHKYEEIPLAPEAASVGLEIRVIGNDSCEKVSILAGTLARLDRNAPTYRRDGYNDFNTFYMQAASGTKRGSSGSPVIDKQGRAVALNAGGSVSSSSAFYLHLERVVRALAFLQKSKDACKNKWEAVSIPRGTLQVTFLHKGFDETRRLGLPNETEQMVRQASAPGETGMLVVDSVVPCGPADRQLESGDVLVRVNGEVTTQFLKLEALLDDSVDKKIELQIARGGTSLTVNIVVQDLHLITPDCFLEVSGAVIHRLSYQQARNFCFQCGLVYVSDPGYMLSRAGIPRHAIIKKFADDEISQLEDVISVLSKLCKGDRVPLEYISYRDRHRRKSTLVTIDRHEWYDAPKIYTRDDSSGLWMARPAIQPTTLQLSPCSSNVTQGLNSQASSLNSESTPVEGTDQANNQELTHDIMRTETGYEHISEEAHSREECDVKTNKQQVQGNLSSDEIAVADHSSLEIGEMKLETPGTTEITVSNGYKGAIAAATNASFAECVVEPTLVTLEVNVPPSCLLDGIHSVHSSGTGVVVHHSQDMGLVAIDKNTVETSACDVMLSFAAIPIEIPGEVVFLHPVYNYALVGYDPSALGAVGASMVHAAELLPEPALCRGDPIYLIGLSKNQRAKSRKSIVTNPYVALNFGYADRPRYRAINMEVIELDTDFGNAFTGVLCNEHGKVQAIWGSFSNKLKSSHTTSKDHQFVRGVPIYMISQVLDKIISGANGASILINGVKRSMPLVRTLEVELCSRLLSKARSFGLGDEWIQRLVKKDPMRRQVLRVKGCLAGSNTENLLKQGDMLLAINKEPVTCFQDVENACQALENCVDSDGKLKITICRQGGEVDLLVGTDIRDGNGTTRAVNWCGCLVQDPHPAVRALGFLPGEGHGVYAAMCCRGSPADRYALGALRWIVQVNGKPTPDLDAFVNVTKGLRYDEFVRVKTINLDGKPRVLTLKQDLHYWPTWELRFDPNTARWRRETIKALDCNNE
- the LOC133699275 gene encoding protease Do-like 7 isoform X1, with amino-acid sequence MEDSNSREILESEMESMDLRSQESTDQVELDSELPPEKEVITDDWRDAINKVVPAVVVLQTNACRSFDTELPSSGSATGFVVDKNRGIILTNRHVVKPGPVVAQAIFVNNEEIPVYPIYRDPVHDFGFFRYDPSAIQFHKYEEIPLAPEAASVGLEIRVIGNDSCEKVSILAGTLARLDRNAPTYRRDGYNDFNTFYMQAASGTKRGSSGSPVIDKQGRAVALNAGGSVSSSSAFYLHLERVVRALAFLQKSKDACKNKWEAVSIPRGTLQVTFLHKGFDETRRLGLPNETEQMVRQASAPGETGMLVVDSVVPCGPADRQLESGDVLVRVNGEVTTQFLKLEALLDDSVDKKIELQIARGGTSLTVNIVVQDLHLITPDCFLEVSGAVIHRLSYQQARNFCFQCGLVYVSDPGYMLSRAGIPRHAIIKKFADDEISQLEDVISVLSKLCKGDRVPLEYISYRDRHRRKSTLVTIDRHEWYDAPKIYTRDDSSGLWMARPAIQPTTLQLSPCSSNVTQGLNSQASSLNSESTPVEGTDQANNQELTHDIMRTETGYEHISEEAHSREECDVKTNKQQVQGNLSSDEIAVADHSSLEIGEMKLETPGTTEITVSNGYKGAIAAATNASFAECVVEPTLVTLEVNVPPSCLLDGIHSVHSSGTGVVVHHSQDMGLVAIDKNTVETSACDVMLSFAAIPIEIPGEVVFLHPVYNYALVGYDPSALGAVGASMVHAAELLPEPALCRGDPIYLIGLSKNQRAKSRKSIVTNPYVALNFGYADRPRYRAINMEVIELDTDFGNAFTGVLCNEHGKVQAIWGSFSNKLKSSHTTSKDHQFVRGVPIYMISQVLDKIISGANGASILINGVKRSMPLVRTLEVELCSRLLSKARSFGLGDEWIQRLVKKDPMRRQVLRVKGCLAGSNTENLLKQGDMLLAINKEPVTCFQDVENACQALENCVDSDGKLKITICRQGGEVDLLVGTDIRDGNGTTRAVNWCGCLVQDPHPAVRALGFLPGEGHGVYAAMFDISQFHRCCRGSPADRYALGALRWIVQVNGKPTPDLDAFVNVTKGLRYDEFVRVKTINLDGKPRVLTLKQDLHYWPTWELRFDPNTARWRRETIKALDCNNE